One region of Candidatus Neomarinimicrobiota bacterium genomic DNA includes:
- the pgsA gene encoding CDP-diacylglycerol--glycerol-3-phosphate 3-phosphatidyltransferase, with protein MANGSLPHPFVARLPNILTYLRILLTPVFLILIFSAGYVNHIFALLVFIIASTSDAYDGYIARKYDIVTEHGKFVDPLADKILVLSAFFGFWYLDLFPFWMLAIIILRDVVITGLRMWMIVREQTMETSIFGKSKTAVQMTAIYILIVFVTIRGWELFDFLSPALMWIYTHNILWWMMLAVSLLTAASGIHYLKVNWGTIKQFVASQS; from the coding sequence ATGGCAAACGGTTCGTTGCCGCATCCCTTTGTGGCGCGGCTCCCCAATATTCTGACCTACCTGAGAATTCTCCTGACTCCTGTATTCCTGATACTGATTTTTTCCGCAGGATACGTGAACCACATTTTCGCGCTTCTCGTATTTATCATCGCCTCAACCAGCGACGCATACGACGGGTATATCGCCCGTAAATACGATATCGTCACCGAGCACGGTAAGTTTGTGGACCCGCTGGCGGACAAGATACTCGTCCTTTCGGCCTTCTTTGGCTTCTGGTATCTCGACCTGTTTCCGTTCTGGATGCTCGCCATTATCATCCTCCGGGATGTCGTCATCACTGGGCTCCGCATGTGGATGATTGTCCGGGAACAAACAATGGAAACCAGCATCTTCGGCAAATCCAAAACCGCCGTCCAGATGACCGCCATCTACATCCTCATCGTCTTCGTGACCATCCGCGGCTGGGAGCTGTTCGACTTCCTCAGTCCCGCTCTCATGTGGATCTACACCCACAACATCCTCTGGTGGATGATGCTTGCCGTCTCGCTCCTCACCGCAGCATCCGGCATCCACTACCTTAAGGTCAATTGGGGCACCATTAAACAATTCGTAGCAAGCCAGTCGTAG
- a CDS encoding phosphatidylglycerophosphatase A, with the protein MSAPSSDSWTDRLNLLFATVGGSGLLPIAPGTWGSLVAAIIFWLLPEMLPAMELAIIALLLLLGVWSSAVVEQRNGITDPGLIVIDELVGMWIGLLFLPKTFVLYLFAFLIFRIFDIVKIPPAKQLQNLHGGWGVMLDDVAAGLYTLILMQIGLAIL; encoded by the coding sequence ATGTCCGCACCGTCGAGCGACTCGTGGACTGACCGGCTGAACCTTCTCTTTGCCACAGTCGGCGGCTCCGGATTACTGCCAATAGCTCCGGGGACGTGGGGGAGCCTTGTCGCAGCCATTATATTCTGGTTACTCCCAGAGATGCTCCCAGCGATGGAACTAGCGATCATCGCCCTGCTGCTTCTGCTGGGTGTCTGGAGCAGTGCCGTCGTCGAGCAGCGGAACGGAATCACCGATCCCGGCCTCATTGTTATCGATGAACTCGTTGGAATGTGGATCGGATTGCTCTTCCTGCCAAAAACATTTGTACTCTACTTGTTCGCCTTCCTGATCTTTCGTATATTTGACATCGTGAAAATTCCGCCGGCCAAACAGCTGCAAAACCTCCACGGAGGATGGGGCGTGATGCTCGACGACGTGGCCGCCGGATTATATACGCTCATTCTCATGCAAATCGGACTCGCCATTCTGTGA
- a CDS encoding competence/damage-inducible protein A, which translates to MKSALLNIGNELLSGATVNTNAAWLGRTLLSIGHPVSQTLVVSDSRDAILDALTHLWEYHDIIIVTGGLGPTHDDITVSVVAEFFGSELEFHQITFDALEKRLSERGIEVTERHRQQATLPIEAKVILNQAGTASALHFDRDNKHLFCLPGVPHEMRHLMSNKILPFLENLSSEHYKTQLFRTIGLPESRLYEDVKDIIEPLQEGAVAFLPQIYGVDLRLIEKNDNLEQGFLLEISEQIRKRVGENIYAEEDIPLAQVIGNMLRERDMTLATAESCTGGLLADMITDILGSSDYFLEGFVTYSNTAKMRDLGVPEELIQHHGAVSEPVAKHMALGAKNATGADAALSTTGIAGPTGGTAEKPVGLVYIGCAVDDNVTVKRYRFSDERRLNKQRSVYAALNLLRGQMQKI; encoded by the coding sequence GTGAAATCAGCGCTCCTGAACATCGGAAACGAACTCCTTTCCGGCGCCACGGTGAACACTAACGCCGCGTGGCTCGGGAGGACACTGTTGTCCATCGGACATCCGGTGTCGCAAACTCTGGTAGTCAGCGATTCCAGAGATGCAATCCTGGACGCGCTTACTCATCTTTGGGAATATCATGACATTATTATCGTCACCGGTGGACTCGGCCCCACTCACGATGACATCACCGTGTCAGTCGTGGCGGAATTTTTTGGCAGCGAACTGGAATTTCATCAGATCACATTCGACGCGCTCGAAAAACGATTGAGTGAACGGGGAATCGAGGTTACTGAGCGCCATCGCCAGCAGGCGACCCTGCCAATCGAAGCAAAGGTGATTCTAAATCAGGCCGGTACCGCCTCGGCGCTGCATTTCGATCGAGATAATAAGCACCTGTTTTGCCTCCCAGGCGTGCCACACGAGATGCGCCACCTGATGAGCAACAAAATTCTGCCGTTTCTGGAAAATCTGAGCAGCGAACATTACAAGACTCAACTGTTTCGTACAATTGGGTTGCCCGAATCCCGGCTATACGAGGACGTGAAGGATATCATTGAGCCGCTGCAGGAGGGCGCCGTGGCATTCCTCCCTCAGATTTACGGAGTCGATTTAAGGCTGATTGAGAAAAATGACAACTTGGAGCAAGGATTTCTCCTCGAAATCTCAGAACAAATCCGGAAACGAGTTGGAGAGAACATTTATGCGGAGGAGGATATCCCACTGGCACAGGTCATCGGCAACATGCTCCGGGAGCGGGACATGACCCTCGCCACGGCGGAGTCGTGTACCGGCGGACTCCTGGCGGATATGATTACCGATATCCTCGGCAGCTCGGACTACTTCCTGGAGGGATTCGTCACCTACAGCAACACCGCCAAGATGCGCGATTTGGGCGTGCCGGAAGAATTGATTCAGCATCATGGCGCCGTCAGTGAGCCGGTTGCGAAACACATGGCGCTGGGTGCGAAAAATGCCACCGGAGCGGACGCGGCACTCTCCACCACCGGCATCGCCGGCCCCACCGGAGGAACGGCTGAAAAACCGGTGGGACTTGTCTATATTGGCTGTGCGGTGGATGATAATGTGACGGTAAAACGCTACCGGTTCTCGGATGAACGCCGGCTGAATAAACAACGCTCGGTGTACGCAGCGTTGAATTTGTTACGGGGTCAGATGCAAAAGATTTAA
- the thpR gene encoding RNA 2',3'-cyclic phosphodiesterase has protein sequence MQRIFFAIPLTQEIKDVLADVQNQMQDLPGRLKWVKPGSTHLTLKFVGEVEYGKPTEYADAIRELNLPEPFTITLGDTGVFPHPRKARVLWVGLQDSPELASMANDIDDRLEKEGVKPETREFHAHLTVARVKGRGLPGETLNTFLNLEIPDVSMEVDAVVCYESDLQPSGAVYSVLETIPLK, from the coding sequence ATGCAACGTATATTTTTCGCCATCCCGTTAACGCAGGAAATTAAAGACGTGTTGGCAGACGTGCAGAATCAGATGCAGGATCTGCCGGGGCGACTCAAATGGGTGAAGCCGGGGAGCACGCATCTGACGCTGAAATTCGTCGGCGAGGTGGAGTACGGCAAGCCCACGGAATACGCGGATGCAATCCGTGAGCTAAATTTACCGGAACCGTTCACCATCACCCTGGGAGATACCGGCGTCTTCCCGCATCCGAGGAAGGCACGGGTGCTCTGGGTTGGACTGCAGGACTCCCCCGAACTGGCATCCATGGCCAACGATATCGACGACAGGCTGGAAAAGGAGGGCGTCAAACCGGAAACCCGGGAATTTCACGCCCACCTTACCGTCGCCCGTGTCAAAGGCCGCGGGCTCCCCGGGGAAACACTGAATACTTTTTTGAATCTGGAGATTCCGGATGTGTCGATGGAAGTGGACGCTGTGGTGTGCTACGAGAGTGACCTGCAGCCGAGTGGAGCGGTTTATAGTGTGTTGGAGACAATCCCCCTAAAATAG
- the recA gene encoding recombinase RecA: MADNNKEKDKAVELAVSQIDKQFGKGSIMRLGEEGAKVDIPAIPTGCLSLDAALGVGGFPRGRIAEIYGPESSGKTTLALHIIAEAQKRDGYAAFIDAEHALDPIYAKKLGVDVNNLLVSQPDNGEQALEITETLVRSGAIDVIVIDSVAALVPRAELEGEMGDAHVGLQARLMSQALRKLAGAVNKSHTSVIFINQIREKIGVMFGNPETTSGGRALKFYTSVRADIRRIGSIKDGSDVVGNRTRVKIVKNKVASPFKQVEFDIMYGQGISYEGDLLDLAVDADIIEKAGSWYSYGEERLGQGRENAKDFLMENDDILEEIEHEVKLSLGMIESEEEEAETAENGEDEE; the protein is encoded by the coding sequence ATGGCAGACAATAACAAAGAAAAAGATAAGGCGGTCGAACTCGCCGTCTCGCAAATTGACAAACAATTCGGCAAAGGATCTATTATGCGTCTGGGTGAGGAGGGAGCCAAGGTGGACATTCCGGCTATCCCCACTGGATGTCTTTCTCTCGATGCGGCGCTGGGTGTCGGTGGATTCCCGCGTGGTCGTATAGCCGAAATTTACGGGCCGGAATCCTCCGGTAAAACGACACTGGCACTACACATCATTGCGGAAGCTCAAAAACGTGACGGATACGCCGCGTTCATCGACGCCGAGCATGCGCTGGATCCGATCTATGCCAAAAAGCTGGGTGTCGACGTGAACAATCTACTGGTATCGCAGCCGGATAACGGTGAACAAGCGCTGGAGATCACCGAAACACTTGTGCGATCCGGCGCTATTGACGTCATCGTTATTGACTCGGTGGCGGCGTTGGTACCGCGCGCCGAACTGGAGGGTGAGATGGGCGACGCCCACGTGGGACTCCAGGCGCGTCTCATGTCCCAGGCACTCCGGAAACTGGCCGGTGCCGTAAATAAGTCACACACTTCGGTTATTTTCATCAACCAGATTCGCGAGAAAATCGGCGTAATGTTTGGGAATCCGGAGACAACATCTGGTGGGCGTGCGTTGAAATTCTATACCTCTGTACGGGCGGATATTCGACGAATCGGTTCCATTAAAGATGGCTCAGACGTGGTGGGCAACCGCACCCGCGTCAAGATCGTCAAGAACAAGGTGGCGTCTCCATTCAAACAGGTAGAGTTCGACATCATGTATGGTCAGGGCATCTCGTACGAGGGTGACCTTCTTGATTTGGCTGTAGATGCCGACATCATAGAGAAGGCTGGCTCGTGGTACTCCTACGGAGAAGAACGGCTGGGCCAGGGTCGCGAAAACGCCAAGGATTTCCTCATGGAAAACGATGACATCCTGGAAGAAATCGAGCACGAGGTGAAGCTATCCCTGGGGATGATTGAAAGTGAGGAAGAGGAAGCCGAGACTGCGGAGAACGGGGAAGATGAGGAATAG